One window of Triticum dicoccoides isolate Atlit2015 ecotype Zavitan chromosome 5A, WEW_v2.0, whole genome shotgun sequence genomic DNA carries:
- the LOC119299369 gene encoding amino acid permease 4-like, whose product MVHIQPLEVSLEAGNLADPAAAALDDDGRPRRTGTVLTASAHIVTAVVGSGVLSLAWATAQLGWVAGPTTTALFGGVIYYSSTLLADCYRTCDPAAGTRNHSYMEAVRAILGGAKVKFCGVIQYTNLVGITIGYTIAASISFHAITRANCFHDKGHDNACHSSSTPYMIGFGAAQMVFSQIPNFDQIRWLSVVASAMSFTYSGIGLGLGIAQTVANGGFRGTLTGVAIGTAGVTVMQKLWRVLQALGNIAFAYSFSNVLIEIQDTIKAPPPSEAAVMKKATALSVATTTAFYVMCGYMGYASFGNGAPDNLLTGFGFYEPFWLVDVANAAIVVHLVGAYQVFCQPIFAFVERWAAARWPESGFVTRELGVGPFAVSALRLVWRSAFVCLTTLVAMAMPSFGAIVGLMGALSFWPLTVYFPVEMYMKQRAVARGSARWLCLKALTVACLVVSVAATVGSIAGMVGAFKVFRPFSG is encoded by the coding sequence ATGGTGCACATCCAGCCGCTCGAGGTGTCTCTCGAGGCCGGCAACCTCGCCGACCCCGCCGCGGCCGCGCTCGATGACGACGGCCGCCCGCGCCGCACCGGCACCGTCCTCACCGCAAGCGCGCACATCGTCaccgccgtcgtcggctccggcgtCCTCTCGCTCGCCTGGGCCACCGCGCAGCTCGGCTGGGTCGCGGGTCCCACCACCACGGCGCTCTTCGGCGGCGTCATCTACTACAGCTCCACGCTTCTCGCCGACTGCTACCGCACCTGcgaccctgccgccggcacccggaACCACTCCTACATGGAGGCCGTCCGAGCCATCCTCGGCGGCGCCAAGGTGAAGTTCTGCGGCGTCATACAGTACACCAACCTCGTCGGCATCACCATTGGCTACACCATCGCCGCCTCCATCAGCTTCCATGCCATCACGAGGGCCAACTGCTTCCACGACAAGGGGCACGACAACGCGTGCCACAGCTCCAGCACGCCCTACATGATCGGCTTCGGCGCCGCGCAGATGGTCTTCTCTCAGATACCCAACTTCGATCAGATACGGTGGCTCTCCGTCGTCGCCTCCGCCATGTCCTTCACCTACTCCGGCATCGGGCTCGGGCTCGGGATCGCCCAGACCGTGGCCAACGGCGGGTTCCGAGGCACCCTCACCGGCGTCGCCATCGGCACGGCGGGCGTCACCGTGATGCAGAAGCTGTGGCGCGTCCTGCAGGCGCTGGGCAACATCGCCTTCGCCTACTCCTTCTCCAACGTGCTCATCGAGATCCAGGACACCATCAAGGCGCCACCGCCGTCGGAGGCAGCCGTGATGAAGAAGGCCACGGCGCTGAGCGTGGCCACCACCACGGCGTTCTACGTCATGTGCGGGTACATGGGCTACGCGTCCTTCGGCAACGGCGCGCCGGACAACCTCCTCACCGGGTTCGGCTTCTACGAGCCCTTCTGGCTGGTGGACGTCGCCAACGCCGCCATCGTCGTGCACCTCGTCGGCGCCTACCAGGTCTTCTGCCAGCCCATCTTCGCCTTCGTCGAGCGCTGGGCCGCCGCCAGATGGCCAGAGAGCGGCTTCGTCACGCGGGAACTTGGGGTGGGGCCGTTCGCGGTGAGCGCGCTCCGGCTTGTCTGGCGCTCGGCGTTCGTGTGCCTGACCACCCTGGTCGCCATGGCGATGCCATCCTTCGGCGCCATCGTGGGGCTCATGGGCGCGCTCTCCTTCTGGCCGCTCACCGTCTACTTCCCCGTGGAGATGTACATGAAGCAGCGCGCCGTGGCGCGCGGGAGCGCGAGGTGGCTCTGCCTCAAGGCGCTCACCGTCGCCTGCCTCGTCGTGTCGGTGGCCGCCACCGTGGGATCAATCGCCGGCATGGTCGGCGCGTTCAAGGTGTTCCGCCCTTTCAGTGGCTAG
- the LOC119300765 gene encoding aspartic proteinase Asp1-like, with protein sequence MAARWAPPAGLLLLLLLAVLLPARADRPARTAHADDDPEASSAVFQLYGNVYPHGLYYVAMNIGNPAKPYFLDVDTGSDLTWLQCDAPCVSCSKVPHPLYRPTKNKLVPCVDQLCASLHGGLSKNHKCDSPKQQCDYEVKYADQGSSLGVLVNDSFAVHLANASVVRPSLAFGCGYDQEVGSSTEVAPTDGVLGLGSGSISLLSQLKQHGITKNVVGHCLSMRGGGFLFFGDNLVPYSRATWVPMARSAFRNYYSPGSASLYFGGRSLGVRPMEVVLDSGSSFTYFSSQPYQSLVTALKGDLSKALKEVSDPSLPLCWKGKKPFKSVLDVKKEFKSLVLNFANGKKALMEIPPENYLIVTKYGNACLGILNGSEIGLKDLNIVGDITMQDQMVIYDNERGQIGWIRAPCDRIPNENTIHGFEEGYCWPQFPSIFGIQNEECAAYYRSYKE encoded by the exons ATGGCTGCCAGGTGGGCCCCGCCGGCCGGCCtcctgctgctcctgctgctggCGGTCCTGCTGCCGGCGCGCGCGGACAGGCCGGCGAGGACCGCCCACGCAGACGACGACCCGGAGGCCTCCTCCGCCGTGTTCCAGCTCTACGGCAACGTCTACCCCCACGG GTTGTACTACGTGGCCATGAACATTGGCAACCCGGCGAAACCATACTTCCTTGACGTCGACACCGGCAGCGACCTCACCTGGCTGCAGTGCGACGCCCCCTGCGTCAGCTGCTCCAAG GTGCCACACCCGCTCTACAGACCAACAAAGAACAAGCTGGTACCGTGTGTTGATCAGCTGTGCGCCTCTCTGCATGGCGGCCTCAGTAAAAACCACAAGTGCGACTCACCGAAGCAGCAGTGTGACTATGAAGTTAAGTATGCCGACCAGGGTTCATCCCTTGGCGTGCTCGTCAACGACAGTTTTGCAGTCCACCTTGCGAATGCCTCCGTTGTCCGCCCCAGTCTTGCATTCGG GTGTGGGTATGACCAGGAGGTCGGGAGCAGCACTGAGGTTGCGCCCACTGATGGTGTGCTTGGGCTTGGGAGTGGATCGATCAGCCTGCTTTCACAGCTCAAGCAGCATGGTATCACCAAGAACGTGGTTGGCCACTGCCTCAGCATGAGAGGAGGGGGATTCCTCTTCTTTGGGGATAATCTCGTGCCTTATTCACGTGCAACATGGGTACCAATGGCTAGGAGTGCATTCAG GAATTATTACTCACCTGGCTCAGCAAGCCTGTATTTTGGTGGCCGGTCACTTGGCGTGAGACCAATGGAAGTAGTATTGGACAGCGGAAGCTCGTTCACCTACTTTTCTTCACAGCCATATCAATCGCTTGTCACTGCA CTTAAGGGTGATCTAAGCAAGGCGCTGAAAGAGGTGTCTGACCCCTCTCTGCCTCTATGCTGGAAAGGAAAGAAACCATTCAAATCCGTGCTTGATGTCAAGAAGGAGTTCAAATCATTGGTTCTGAACTTTGCCAATGGCAAGAAGGCACTCATGGAGATCCCTCCTGAGAACTACCTCATCGTCACT AAATACGGGAATGCATGTTTGGGCATCCTTAACGGATCAGAGATTGGACTCAAGGATCTGAACATTGTTGGAG ATATTACAATGCAGGATCAGATGGTGATATATGACAATGAGAGAGGGCAGATTGGATGGATCCGAGCACCCTGTGATAGAATCCCCAA TGAAAATACCATTCATGGATTTGAGGAAGGTTATTGTTGGCCCCAGTTCCCCAGCATCTTTGGTATTCAGAATGAAGAATGTGCAGCTTACTACCGTTCGTACAAAGAGTGA